Proteins found in one Anaerolineales bacterium genomic segment:
- a CDS encoding N-acetyltransferase, with protein sequence MIYSERIRLRAVEKADLPFFVQWLNDPEVLQGLLIHNPLSQTEEEGWYERMLTRPGEEHVMAIEVKQSTGNPAEPGWKLIGSLAFDSIDWRTRSAELGIAIGEKSIWNQGYGTEAVRLLVEHGFNMLNLHRIFLHVYETNPRAIRAYEKAGFIEEGRERQAEFRGGRYIDVLRMSILRDEI encoded by the coding sequence ATGATCTACAGTGAGCGTATCCGTTTAAGGGCGGTGGAAAAGGCTGACCTGCCCTTTTTTGTCCAGTGGTTGAACGACCCCGAGGTGCTGCAAGGTCTGCTGATTCACAATCCACTTTCTCAAACCGAAGAAGAGGGCTGGTACGAGCGCATGCTCACACGCCCCGGCGAAGAGCATGTGATGGCAATCGAAGTGAAACAATCGACGGGTAACCCTGCTGAGCCAGGTTGGAAGCTGATTGGCAGCCTGGCTTTCGATTCTATCGACTGGCGTACACGATCAGCGGAATTGGGTATCGCCATCGGTGAGAAATCCATCTGGAACCAGGGTTATGGCACCGAGGCGGTGCGTTTGCTGGTTGAGCATGGGTTTAATATGCTTAACCTGCATCGCATCTTCTTGCACGTCTATGAGACTAATCCGCGTGCCATCCGTGCCTATGAAAAGGCTGGATTTATCGAAGAGGGCCGTGAACGTCAGGCTGAATTCCGAGGTGGCAGGTACATCGATGTACTGCGCATGAGCATCCTGCGTGACGAAATTTGA
- a CDS encoding methylmalonyl Co-A mutase-associated GTPase MeaB: MSEQNLAQAVLAGDRLALARSLTQVENGTLLGRSTLSALFQHTGRAHLVGVTGASGTGKSSLVNQLARFVRQANLSQRVAIVAVDPTSPFSGGAILGDRIRMRDLAGDPGVFIRSMATRGSLGGIASATASVAQVLDAAGFELVLIETVGAGQSEVDIARLAHTTIVVEAPGLGDDIQAIKAGIMEIADIFVVNKADLPGVENTERALRSSLNLAHPVPHQFVHHGKLETVAAQGAPAKPEGALWMPPILRTVALDGNGIARLAQAIIDHRTHLQATGGWGERERWRLQTEFDLLLQNTLVEGFRSRLVAGQYDQALDDIIARRLSPFEAVEKLVDGVS, from the coding sequence ATGAGTGAGCAAAACCTCGCCCAGGCAGTGCTGGCAGGTGATCGGCTGGCACTGGCACGCAGCCTGACCCAGGTTGAGAATGGCACTCTCTTAGGGAGAAGCACGCTGAGTGCGCTATTCCAGCACACCGGCAGGGCACACCTGGTGGGTGTCACCGGTGCTTCCGGCACGGGAAAATCCTCGTTGGTCAACCAGCTTGCCCGCTTTGTGCGGCAGGCGAACTTGTCCCAACGGGTGGCGATTGTAGCGGTAGATCCCACCAGCCCCTTCAGTGGAGGGGCGATATTGGGGGACCGCATCCGCATGCGTGACCTGGCAGGTGACCCGGGTGTCTTCATCCGCTCAATGGCTACGCGGGGCTCATTGGGCGGCATCGCCTCAGCCACCGCCTCCGTTGCCCAGGTATTGGATGCTGCCGGATTTGAGCTGGTGCTGATCGAGACTGTTGGAGCTGGCCAATCGGAGGTGGATATTGCTCGTTTGGCGCATACCACCATCGTGGTCGAAGCGCCCGGCCTGGGTGACGATATTCAGGCGATCAAGGCCGGCATCATGGAGATCGCCGACATATTCGTGGTGAATAAAGCTGACCTTCCGGGTGTGGAAAACACCGAGCGTGCCTTGCGTAGCTCCTTGAACCTGGCCCATCCTGTTCCTCATCAATTTGTCCACCATGGCAAGCTTGAGACGGTGGCAGCGCAGGGAGCTCCCGCTAAGCCAGAGGGAGCACTGTGGATGCCACCCATCTTACGCACGGTTGCCTTGGACGGGAACGGTATTGCCCGACTGGCACAGGCGATCATCGACCACCGGACCCATCTTCAGGCCACAGGAGGCTGGGGAGAGCGTGAGCGCTGGAGGCTGCAGACTGAGTTTGATCTGCTGCTGCAGAACACCCTGGTTGAAGGTTTTCGCTCGCGTCTGGTGGCTGGCCAATATGATCAAGCACTGGATGATATTATCGCCAGGCGACTATCGCCTTTTGAGGCCGTGGAGAAGCTTGTGGATGGAGTCTCCTGA
- a CDS encoding methylmalonyl-CoA mutase, with protein MSEQRFRVLIAKPGLDGHDRGAKVVARALRDAGMEVIYTGLRQTPEMIAEAALQEDVDAVGLSILSGAHMALVPRVLELLKANGQGHVKVFLGGIVPDEDVPVLMQMGVIGIYGPGTLSETYVNDIRKAVKASGR; from the coding sequence ATGAGTGAGCAAAGATTTCGAGTATTGATTGCCAAGCCCGGGCTTGACGGGCACGACCGGGGCGCCAAGGTGGTGGCACGTGCCTTGCGTGATGCCGGGATGGAAGTGATCTATACCGGCCTGCGCCAAACCCCCGAGATGATTGCCGAGGCTGCCTTGCAAGAAGACGTGGATGCGGTGGGCCTTTCCATCCTTTCGGGTGCCCACATGGCTTTGGTTCCGCGCGTCCTCGAGTTGTTAAAAGCGAATGGGCAGGGGCATGTTAAAGTCTTTCTGGGAGGCATCGTCCCTGATGAAGATGTGCCCGTGCTTATGCAAATGGGAGTAATCGGTATCTACGGGCCAGGCACCTTGAGTGAGACCTATGTGAACGATATCCGCAAAGCTGTAAAAGCTTCAGGCAGATGA
- a CDS encoding rubrerythrin gives MSKTTDDLQAAFAGESQANRKYLAFAKKADAEGQPQVAKLFRAAAAAETVHAHSHLRALDGVGSTADNLKAAIAGENYEWVTMYPEFIQDAEAESAKRALTSFKFAFEVEKLHEQLYQKALNALEGEKPLPEVDYYVCPICGFTHEGPLDGICPICKTPASKFEKIN, from the coding sequence ATGTCAAAAACTACCGATGATCTACAGGCTGCATTTGCCGGAGAATCTCAGGCGAACCGCAAATACCTGGCGTTTGCCAAAAAAGCTGATGCAGAGGGCCAGCCCCAGGTTGCCAAGTTGTTTCGGGCGGCAGCCGCGGCGGAGACGGTGCATGCCCATAGCCACCTGCGTGCCCTGGATGGCGTCGGCTCCACTGCCGACAACTTGAAAGCAGCCATTGCTGGCGAAAACTATGAATGGGTGACGATGTACCCCGAATTCATCCAGGATGCTGAGGCAGAATCGGCGAAGCGCGCCCTTACCTCCTTTAAGTTCGCCTTTGAGGTTGAAAAGCTCCACGAGCAGCTGTACCAGAAAGCACTGAATGCCTTGGAAGGCGAGAAACCCTTGCCGGAAGTGGATTATTACGTCTGCCCAATATGTGGGTTTACCCACGAAGGGCCACTGGATGGGATTTGCCCCATATGCAAGACGCCCGCCAGCAAATTCGAGAAGATCAACTAA
- the bfr gene encoding bacterioferritin has product MKGNEKILAALNNLLSDELTAISQYMVHAEMCDNWQFEKLGKVVEERAITEMKHAEKLIARILFLDGIPIVSNLKKISVGATVENQLDNDLAAEYGAVQGYNEGIRLAYEVGDNGTRELFDSILKDEEEHVDWLEAQIGQVKLMGLQTYLVEQVD; this is encoded by the coding sequence ATGAAAGGTAACGAAAAGATCCTTGCTGCGCTCAATAACCTGTTGTCAGATGAGCTGACTGCCATCAGCCAATATATGGTTCATGCAGAAATGTGTGATAACTGGCAGTTTGAAAAGCTGGGGAAGGTTGTTGAAGAGCGCGCCATAACCGAGATGAAGCACGCTGAAAAGCTCATCGCCCGTATCCTGTTCCTGGACGGTATACCGATCGTCAGCAACCTGAAGAAGATCAGCGTCGGTGCGACAGTTGAAAACCAGCTCGATAATGACCTGGCGGCTGAGTATGGTGCAGTCCAAGGCTATAACGAGGGGATCCGCCTGGCATACGAGGTGGGTGATAACGGCACACGAGAGCTATTTGATTCTATCCTCAAGGACGAGGAAGAACACGTAGATTGGCTTGAAGCCCAGATTGGGCAGGTTAAGCTCATGGGCCTGCAGACCTACCTGGTCGAGCAAGTCGACTGA